TACTTTTTTTTATTCCTGATTATAATTTATTTTGAAGGAGGTATTTCCTATGAAAAAATTTTTGCTCTTAGGATTGTTGATAATTGCCTGTGGTGGGCAGAAAGGTGCTAATGTGAATCAAACAAAAAAATATCCATATATGCATATTGCAATGAAGAATTATGGAGAGATCATTATTAAACTCTATCCTGATGAGGCACCGAAGAATGTGAAGAATATCATTGACCTGACAAATAAGGGGTTTTATAATGGTTTGAAGTTTCACAGGATAATCAAAGGGTTTGTTATTCAGGGTGGCTGTCCAAAGGGTGATGGAACTGGAGACCCTGGATATGAGATTGAGGACGAGATATCACCGAAATTAAAACATTTGAAGGGCACTGTTGCAATGGCGAACCGGGGACCAAATACGAATGGTTCACAATTTTATATCTGCCTTGAACCCCAACCCAGACTTGATGGAAGATATACAATAATCGGTGAGGTTGTTCAGGGAATGGAGTTTGTTGAAAAGATAGGTGATGTGCCGACTTCTGGTCCGCCCTTTGATAAGCCTTT
This DNA window, taken from candidate division WOR-3 bacterium, encodes the following:
- a CDS encoding peptidylprolyl isomerase, which gives rise to MHIAMKNYGEIIIKLYPDEAPKNVKNIIDLTNKGFYNGLKFHRIIKGFVIQGGCPKGDGTGDPGYEIEDEISPKLKHLKGTVAMANRGPNTNGSQFYICLEPQPRLDGRYTIIGEVVQGMEFVEKIGDVPTSGPPFDKPLNDVIMEKVWIEEK